The genomic DNA CTCACCGTCACCGAGTTTCTGATCCTGCAAGCCTTGGCGAGCCGGCCGGGCGTGGTGAAAAGCCGCAACGCCCTGATGGACGCGGCCTATGACGATCAGGTTTACGTCGATGACCGCACCATCGACAGTCACGTCAAAAGGCTGCGCAAAAAATTCAAGGCCAGCGACAACGATTTCGACATGATCGAAACGCTGTACGGTGTCGGTTATCGCTTTAAGGAATTATAAGCTTTGAGCAGGTGCCTCGCTGGTGTGGGATGATGTTGCGTTTGGGATTGAGAACCATAGTCCCGCTGCCGAGCGGCGTGCGGGCATGTCAGGCTCGTATGAATTCGAGCCGCCGCCGACAACAACCGGTGGTCATCAATTTATCATCAGCTGTGCGCAATTCGGCCGCGACTCTTTGTTCTGATACCTTTGGGGACAGGGGGATGGGCGGCCGTCATCGGCCAGATTAGGCAGATTCACAGCTATGAGCGAAGTCCCGATTTGCGTCGACTCAAAGCCCGACGTGGAAGAGGAATCCGCGTAGTTTCTTCAAGGTAGCTGCAAGCCTTTAGCTCACCTTTGCGTCCCGTTTGAAGGCGCAAGGCGGTCGAGCTATGCAATACAAGGGGCTTGAGATTACCGTTTTCGAGCAAGAACCCGGAAAATGGCACGCCAGTATCGTTGCAGCGAACGGCAGACCTTTGAAGGGCGATGACCGACAAATACTGGAATTTGTAGCCAGCGCTTCGGCAGTTGACGCCCTCACGTTGGCCATGGAGGCGGTAGATGCCGCCGGGTTATTTTTTCGCAATGCCGACCGGGGGATGGAACGATTTTGGCGAATTCTTCTTCGGTGGGGAATGAGAACTGGGTTATGCGGCACAACAAATCGGTTGGTTGTGCTGTCGGTTCGCATGGTGGACTGACGCTGGCTTCACGGTAGGTCATGTCCGCTAATGGGATGGTCCGGCCGTGCTCCTGCCCCGCCAGCGACGAATCTGGCAAGGGGCTCCAAAGACAAGGAGCACGCCATGTCCCAGAACCTCAACAGCGCAGTTGCCGTGATCGGCATCGATATCGGTAAGAACTCGTTCCACGTCGTCGGGCTGGATGATCGCGGCGCTATTGTGCTGCGTCAGAAGTGGTCGCGTGGTCAGATCGAAGCGCGGCTGGCGAATATGCCGCCCTGCCTGATCGGCATGGAAGCCTGCGTTGGTGCGCATCATCTTAGTCGGAAGCTCAAAGCATTAGGTCACGACGCTCGGTTGATGCCGGCGAAGTATGTGCGCCCGTACTCGAAGGGACAGAAGAATGACTTCCGCGATGCGGAGGCGATCGCAGAGGCCGTTCAGCGCCCAACGATGAAGTTTGTAGCAACGAAGACCGCCGATCAGCTCGACCTGCAGGCACTGCATCGTGTGCGGGAGCGATTGGTCAGCCA from Acidobacteriota bacterium includes the following:
- a CDS encoding DNA-binding response regulator, whose protein sequence is LTVTEFLILQALASRPGVVKSRNALMDAAYDDQVYVDDRTIDSHVKRLRKKFKASDNDFDMIETLYGVGYRFKEL